A region from the Triticum urartu cultivar G1812 chromosome 1, Tu2.1, whole genome shotgun sequence genome encodes:
- the LOC125543850 gene encoding putative clathrin assembly protein At2g25430 yields the protein MSIRKALGAVKDQATIGIAKVSSAVAPDLDVAIVRATAHDDGPPDERHVQEVLRLTSGSSRIHVAACVATVSRRLARTRDYVVAAKCLALLHRLVADGDPHFRHELVRPAVSMGRRGGGAPVLAALSDFRDEAHSASWDHSAFVRAYALYLDDRVRFLLALLPAPRTVRFADDGYGYGGRAGGASPPPDMTVSVHDMDVEGLLARGQQLRQLIDRFLACRPTGAARRSRVVLATLWPVVKESARLYEDVAVVLAVLLDRFFDMEYPDCVKAFEAHVSTARLVDDLLAFYSWCDDAGVARSSDLPEVKRIDDKLLETLEQFVRERGRAVQNSPPPRQLQHAVQEASPSEDEHHQAEYDMNGIKALPAPEHVKAATVARPEPAKASAAPVSRAPDQTTDLVDLRESVAGADEQGNKLALALFSEQPQSANSSWVAFPSDDSAPKATTTSAWQTPAAEPGKADWELALVETASNLSRQTAALGGGMDPLLLHGMYDQGAVRHHARAQAASGSASSVALPGAPAAHNILALPGPDGAVGGDPFAASLSVPPPSYVQMAEMERKQELLAQEQRMWAQYRQGGLNGLAVGGGGSAFASSTSVPMPMAYHGAGGYYY from the coding sequence ATGTCGATCCGGAAGGCGCTGGGCGCGGTCAAGGACCAGGCGACCATCGGCATCGCCAAGGTGTCCAGCGCGGTGGCGCCGGACCTGGACGTGGCGATCGTGCGCGCCACGGCGCACGACGACGGCCCCCCCGACGAGCGCCACGTGCAGGAGGTGCTCCGCCTCACCTCCGGCTCGTCCAGGATCCACGTCGCCGCCTGCGTCGCCACCGTGTCGCGCCGCCTCGCCAGGACCCGCGACTACGTCGTCGCCGCCAAGTGCctcgcgctgctccaccgcctcGTGGCCGACGGCGACCCGCACTTCCGCCACGAGCTCGTCCGCCCCGCCGTCTCGATGGGTCGACGTGGTGGTGGGGCGCCCGTGCTCGCGGCGCTCTCCGACTTCCGCGACGAGGCGCACTCCGCGTCCTGGGACCACTCCGCCTTCGTGCGCGCCTACGCGCTCTACCTCGACGACCGCGTCCGCTtcctcctcgccctcctcccCGCGCCCCGCACCGTGCGCTTCGCCGACGACGGGTACGGGTACGGTGGCCGCGCCGGGGGCGCCTCGCCGCCTCCGGACATGACGGTCTCGGTCCACGACATGGACGTCGAGGGGCTGCTGGCGCGCGGGCAACAGCTGCGGCAGCTCATCGACCGCTTCCTCGCCTGCCGCCCCACCGGAGCCGCCAGGCGCAGCCGCGTCGTGCTCGCCACGCTCTGGCCCGTCGTCAAAGAGAGCGCCAGGCTCTACGAGGACGTGGCCGTCGTGCTCGCCGTCCTGCTCGACCGCTTCTTCGACATGGAGTACCCCGACTGCGTCAAGGCCTTCGAGGCGCACGTCAGCACCGCCAGGCTCGTCGACGACCTCCTCGCCTTCTACTCGTGGTGCGACGACGCCGGCGTGGCGCGGTCCTCCGACCTCCCGGAGGTCAAGCGCATCGACGACAAGCTCCTCGAGACGCTCGAGCAGTTCGTGCGTGAGCGCGGCAGGGCAGTTCAGAACTCGCCGCCGCCGCGACAGCTTCAGCACGCTGTTCAAGAAGCTTCCCCGAGCGAGGACGAACACCACCAAGCAGAGTACGACATGAACGGCATCAAGGCGCTCCCGGCCCCAGAGCATGTCAAGGCTGCGACGGTGGCGAGGCCCGAGCCGGCGAAAGCTAGCGCCGCGCCGGTGTCCAGGGCACCCGATCAGACTACTGACCTGGTGGACCTCAGGGAGTCCGTGGCAGGAGCCGACGAGCAGGGGAACAAGCTGGCGCTCGCGCTCTTCTCGGAGCAGCCACAGTCCGCGAACAGCAGCTGGGTCGCGTTCCCGTCCGATGACAGCGCCCCCAAGGCGACGACGACCTCCGCGTGGCAGACGCCGGCGGCCGAGCCGGGGAAGGCCGACTGGGAGCTGGCCCTGGTGGAGACGGCGAGCAACCTGTCGCGCCAAACCGCAGCGCTGGGCGGCGGCATGGACCCGCTCCTCCTGCACGGGATGTACGACCAGGGCGCCGTCCGGCACCACGCGCGCGCGCAGGCCGCGTCCGGGAGCGCGAGCAGCGTGGCGCTCCCGGGCGCGCCCGCCGCACACAACATCCTGGCGCTCCCGGGCCCCGACGGCGCGGTCGGCGGCGACCCGTTCGCGGCCTCGCTGTCCGTGCCGCCGCCGTCCTACGTGCAGATGGCGGAGATGGAGCGGAAGCAGGAGCTGCTGGCGCAGGAGCAGAGGATGTGGGCGCAGTACCGGCAGGGCGGCCTCAACGGGCtcgccgtcggcggcggcggaAGCGCGTTCGCGTCGAGCACCTCGGTGCCGATGCCCATGGCCTACCACGGAGCCGGCGGGTACTACTACTAG
- the LOC125532594 gene encoding BTB/POZ and MATH domain-containing protein 1-like, which translates to MSTGAVGSVIYSVSKGITRTPVLPASTTTTCVDSASIHFRVDYEQVKNLGIDEVVCSELLTVGQHLWRIDCYPRGPVGYSKDDMGNYVSIYLKHMSDSESVRATFIAFIKDRDDKPSEIRLKTYLHDFTIMGAPDHLDDWGWNRFVPRKDLEETYLIDGHVTFVCTIMVTRDTTPVVTVPPSDIKNHLGCLLDHAHAYGTDVSFTVHGETFPVNRAILAARSPVFKAELFGSMAEATMASITLHDITPSTFKRMLRFIYTDEFPTTTTEDNTSNSNEVLFDLLAAADRYALDRLKLMCVQKLWDNVSMDTVTDIQACADMYNCLELKDKCIDFVAKEKKSKKPLVSKSIRRSPRHHQAKAQIS; encoded by the exons ATgtcgacgggggccgtcggcagcGTCATTTATTCTG TGAGCAAAGGAATCACCCGAACTCCGGTACTGCCGGCGTCGACGACCACCACTTGTGTGGATTCTGCTTCCATCCACTTCAGGGTAGACTACGAGCAAGTCAAGAACCTTGGCATCGACGAGGTCGTCTGCTCTGAGCTCCTCACCGTCGGCCAACACCTATGGAGGATCGACTGCTACCCGCGCGGACCGGTAGGGTACTCCAAGGATGACATGGGGAATTATGTTTCCATCTACCTTAAGCACATGAGCGATTCCGAAAGCGTACGCGCAACCTTCATCGCCTTCATAAAGGATAGAGATGACAAGCCATCAGAAATACGACTGAAAACTTACCTTCATGACTTCACAATCATGGGCGCCCCTGACCACCTCGACGACTGGGGATGGAATCGGTTTGTGCCAAGAAAGGACCTAGAGGAAACCTATCTTATTGACGGGCACGTCACGTTCGTATGCACCATCATGGTCACGCGTGATACTACCCCTGTTGTCACCGTGCCGCCATCCGACATCAAGAACCATCTCGGCTGCTTACTGGATCACGCTCACGCATATGGGACCGACGTGTCGTTTACCGTCCACGGTGAGACATTCCCCGTGAACCGAGCGATTCTTGCAGCCCGCTCACCCGTCTTCAAGGCAGAGCTTTTTGGGTCCATGGCCGAAGCTACAATGGCATCCATCACACTACACGATATCACACCTTCAACATTCAAACGTATGCTTCGGTTCATATACACGGATGAGTTTCCTACTACTACTACAGAGGATAACACATCCAATTCCAATGAGGTATTGTTTGACTTACTTGCCGCCGCAGATCGGTACGCACTTGACCGGCTAAAGCTTATGTGCGTCCAAAAGTTATGGGATAATGTGTCAATGGATACAGTTACAGATATTCAAGCTTGTGCTGACATGTACAATTGCCTCGAGTTGAAGGACAAGTGCATTGACTTTGTTGCAAAAGAGAAAAAATCGAAGAAACCTCTTGTTTCAAAATCGATTCGAAGAAGCCCACGACATCATCAGGCTAAGGCACAGATTTCATAG
- the LOC125532593 gene encoding BTB/POZ and MATH domain-containing protein 2-like, protein MAPTTVGVSLMLPLKLVPPLLNLLLLLALLLLDYLVYKHVSKKESTRIPVPPASTTTTAVDSASLHFKLNYEQVKHLAIGEVVSVGQHLWRIDCYPRGPVFYSKNDIGNYVSFVAFIKDRDDNPSEIRVKTYLHKFTFMGDPANLDDWGWRRFVERTVLEENYVIEGHITFVCTIMVTRYTTPHVTVPPYDIKNHLGCLLDQAYGTDVSFTVDSEKFPVNRVILTARSPVFKAELFGFMAEATMGSITLHDITPSTFKRILRFKYTDEFPTTEDNLSNEVVFDLLAAADRYALDRLKLMCVQKLRDNVSMDTVTDIQACADMYNCLELKNKCIDFIAKEEKAKKSLVSKTVRRSPRLHQAKHRFHRLFLMSLDFN, encoded by the exons ATGGCCCCCACCACAGTTGGGGTGAGCCTCATGCTTCCTCTCAAGCTCGTGCCGCCGCTGTTgaaccttcttcttcttcttgcgcTCCTGTTGTTGGATTATCTCGTATATAAACATG TGAGTAAAAAAGAAAGCACAAGAATACCAGTACCGCCGGCGTCGACGACCACCACTGCCGTGGATTCTGCTTCCCTCCACTTCAAGCTAAACTACGAGCAAGTCAAGCACCTTGCCATCGGCGAGGTCGTCTCCGTCGGCCAACACCTGTGGAGGATCGACTGTTACCCGCGGGGACCCGTGTTCTACTCCAAAAATGACATAGGAAATTACGTTTCC TTCGTCGCCTTCATAAAGGATAGAGATGACAATCCATCAGAAATACGAGTAAAGACTTACCTTCACAAGTTCACATTCATGGGCGACCCCGCCAACCTTGACGACTGGGGGTGGCGTCGGTTTGTGGAAAGAACGGTCCTCGAGGAAAACTATGTTATTGAAGGACACATCACGTTCGTATGCACCATCATGGTCACGCGTTATACTACCCCTCATGTCACCGTGCCGCCATACGACATCAAGAACCATCTCGGGTGCTTACTGGATCAGGCATATGGGACGGACGTGTCATTTACTGTCGACAGCGAGAAATTCCCCGTGAACCGAGTGATTCTTACAGCCCGCTCACCCGTCTTCAAGGCAGAGCTTTTTGGGTTCATGGCTGAAGCTACAATGGGATCCATCACGCTGCACGATATCACACCTTCAACATTCAAACGTATTCTTCGGTTCAAATACACGGATGAGTTTCCTACAACAGAGGATAACCTTTCCAACGAGGTAGTGTTTGATTTACTCGCCGCTGCAGACCGGTACGCACTAGACCGGCTAAAGCTTATGTGTGTCCAAAAGTTACGGGATAATGTGTCAATGGATACAGTTACGGATATTCAAGCTTGCGCTGACATGTACAATTGCCTCGAGTTGAAGAACAAGTGCATTGACTTTATTGCAAAAGAGGAAAAAGCAAAGAAGTCTCTTGTTTCAAAAACGGTGCGAAGAAGCCCACGACTTCATCAGGCTAAGCACAGATTTCATAGATTATTTTTGATGAGTTTAGACTTTAATTAG
- the LOC125543845 gene encoding nuclear pore complex protein NUP43-like, translating to MADSPSFRRHPLPFSIDIVRWLPSSASSGRHLAAAVHDPSVPASSRLSLLPLHDPASPLASLPLPSRPTALRCSPSVLAAATSSGSLHLLPSSFDTDSAVSVPGGAGFHVGPVRGLDCGGEGWVTAGEDGRVHVVSDGGDGRVVARRVWDGKGMSGYGAARWASSAEFATGGAGCGVQWWDRRKGDAVVAQCKGVWGRGVATGMVHSIDIHPSRKHVCVVGGSSGTIFAWDLRWAQQPIPLSGVGLDETAQPVCESEVWEVLFDNYTQSSDIISSVSTRILPVMLCSEDGILAIVEQDERPLELLAEPCAINSFDIDPQNPSDVVCALEWESIGVLTRGRDAMAEE from the exons ATGGCGGACTCTCCCTCCTTCCGCCGCCACCCGCTCCCCTTCTCGATCGACATCGTCCGCTGGCTCCCGtcctccgcctcctccggccGCCACCTCGCGGCGGCCGTCCACGACCCCTCCGTGCCCGCCTCCTCGCGCCTCAGCCTCCTACCGCTCCACGACCCCGCCTCCCCGCTCGCCTCCCTCCCGCTCCCCTCCCGGCCCACGGCCCTCCGCTGCTCCCCTTccgtcctcgccgccgccacctcctccggctccctccacctcctcccctcctccttcgACACCGACTCGGCGGTGTCCGTCCCCGGCGGCGCGGGGTTCCATGTGGGGCCCGTGCGCGGGCTCGACTGCGGCGGCGAGGGGTGGGTGACGGCGGGGGAGGACGGGAGGGTGCACGTGGTGTCGGACGGCGGCGACGGCAGGGTGGTGGCCAGGAGGGTGTGGGATGGGAAGGGCATGTCAGGGTACGGGGCGGCGAGATGGGCCTCGTCGGCGGAGTTCGCCACCGGCGGCGCCGGCTGCGGCGTGCAGTGGTGGGACCGCAGGAAAGGGGACGCCGTGGTGGCGCAGTGCAAGGGCGTCTG GGGTCGTGGTGTCGCCACCGGCATGGTGCACTCCATTGATATACATCCATCAAGAAAGCATGTCTGTGTG GTGGGAGGCTCCTCAGGAACAATATTTGCTTGGGACCTACGCTGGGCACAGCAGCCAATACCACTCTCTGGTGTAGGCCTTGACGAAACGGCACAACCCGTGTGCGAGAGTGAGGTCTGGGAGGTTCTTTTTGACAACTACACACAGTCTTCTGATATTATCTCGTCTGTCTCAACAAGAATATTACCTGTGATGCTGTGCTCAGAGGATGGAATCCTTGCAATCGTCGAACAAG ATGAGAGGCCTCTTGAATTGCTTGCCGAGCCCTGTGCTATCAACTCCTTTGATATCGATCCTCAGAACCCTTCT GATGTCGTCTGTGCCCTGGAATGGGAATCGATTGGTGTGCTTACACGTGGAAGAGATGCAATGGCAGAGGAATGA